The Chryseobacterium sp. LJ668 genome segment TGACCAAAGAGCAGAAAAATTATCTCTGGAAAGGTGATGGAAGCAAAAATTTCCCTTCGTTGAATAATTTCTTCAATATGCTTGAGGAAAATTTATATAAAATTCAGTACCGCGTAATGCTGTCCCGTTATCGTGGAAAAACACTTTGCCCTACCTGTGAAGGTCTGCGTTTGCGTGAGGAGACTACTTGGGTCAGGATTGACGGACACAATATCCAGTCGATGATTGAACTGCCTTTGGATGAACTGTCACCTATGATCAGCAGTTTAAAACTGTCTCAGCACGATAAAGATATTGCTAAAAGATTGTTATATGAAATCACTACACGTCTAGAGTTTTTACTAAAAGTCGGTTTAGGATATTTATCAATTAACAGAACATCCAACACGCTTTCCGGCGGGGAGAGCCAGAGAATTAACCTTGCAACGAGTTTGGGAAGTTCGTTGGTGGGTTCTATTTATATTTTGGATGAACCATCGATTGGATTGCACTCTCGTGATACAGAAAACCTGATTGGCGTTTTAAAAAATCTTCGCGATTTAGGTAACACCGTTATTGTCGTAGAACATGACGAAGACGTGATGAGAGCTGCAGATTACATCATTGATATTGGTCCGGAAGCAGGTTATTTGGGTGGCGAATTAGTCTTTGCAGGAGATTATAAAGAATTAAAATCTGCTGATACATTGACTTCAAAATATTTAACAGGCAGATTAGAAATCAAAGTTCCCGAAAAGCGCAGAAAAGCAAAAGAATTTATCCACATCAAAGGGGCTAGAACCAACAATCTTAAAAATATTGATGTCGATGTTCCGTTAGAAAGTTTAGTGGTGATTTCAGGAGTTTCCGGAAGCGGAAAATCTACTTTGATGAAAGAAATCTTGACCAATGAAATTCAGATTCAGCTGGGAATGGGCGGCAAAAAAGGTGATTATGATTCTGTAGAGTTTCCTAAAAAACTGATAAAAAATATCGAACTGATTGATCAAAACCCGATCGGTAAATCTTCAAGATCAAACCCAGTCACCTATCTGAAGGCCTATGACGATATCAGAGATCTCTATTCTAAGCAAAAGATGTCTAAAATGATGGGTTACAAACCGAAACATTTTTCTTTCAACGTTGATGGCGGAAGATGTGACGAATGTAAAGGTGAAGGCGTAATCAATGTTTCGATGCAGTTTATGGCAGATATCGAGCTGGAATGCGAAACCTGCAAAGGAACCCGTTTTAAAAACGAAATCCTTGAAGTGAGATTTGACGAAAAAAACATTTCAGATATTCTCCACATGACCGTAGATGAAGCACTGACGTTTTTTAAAGATAATAAAGAAGATAAAATCGTGACAAAACTGACCCCTCTTCAAGAAGTCGGTTTGGGTTATCTGCAGTTGGGGCAAAGCTCTTCTACTCTTTCCGGTGGAGAAGCGCAGCGTGTGAAACTTGCTTCGTTTCTGGTAAAGGGTGTAACGACAGACAAGACGTTATTTATTTTTGATGAACCTTCCACGGGATTGCATTTTCATGATATTCAGAAATTATTAAAATCGTTGCAGGCATTAATTGATCTCGGACATTCAGTAATCGTTATCGAACATCAACCAGATATTATGAAATCTGCCGATCACATCATTGACATTGGTCCGGAAGCCGGAAAGTACGGTGGAGAGGTAGTTTTTGCAGGTACACCGGAAGATTTAGCCAAAAATAAAAAGTCGCATACTGCGAAGTATATCGCAGAAAAACTTTAAGTTTTATCTATGAAAATTTTCTTTCCAATACTTATGATTTTGGTCTTTTCATCCTGTAAAAATGATGGGAAAAACAGAGTTGAAAAGAAAATTTTCATTGTTTCTAAATTTAATATTGATATTGAAAAACATCATCAAAAAACCCTTGCTAAAAACCCTGAGTTATCAAAAATCAAAGAGATTAAACTATATGATTATCCGAAAGGAGGAATTAATTTTATTTTTTTAAAAGATGGTTCTATTTTTTATCATCAAGAAGAACTCTTGACATTTGTGTGTGGTAATGGTTTAGAAAATTTAAAACCAATTAACAGAACGCTCTCTGAAGACAGTTTACATCAAATTCAGCTTAGAGAAATTTATAATTTTTTAAAAGAAAAATCTGCAGATAAAGAATTGAAAAATAATTGGGCTAGGCTTCATCATTTATCCTTTTCGTTTGAAAATGACACGATTAAAAATTTTGACATTCATAAATTGCTGAAAGATATAGACAGTTTAGGTTATCAGTCTTATAATGTAAGAAGAATTGCACCATTTGAAAGTGAAGCTCTAAAAATAACTAAAAACAAAAAAACGAGTAAGCTATTTTGCTCCCTTTGTTTTACTTTACAGTCATTTTAAAAACCTTCATTTTCTCACCTTTTTCAGAAACTACTTCAAGCAGATAATTTCCTTTAATCAATTTATTATCTAAATTAAATTGATTGGTTTTCTTCTTTTCAAATGAGGCCTGATGAATCAGTTTCCCAGACATATCAAACACAGAAAGACTTGCTTTCTGCTTTTCTAAAATATTTCCTGACATGCTGAAGTTGCCATTGTTTGGATTGTCATAAAGCTGCAGATCATCTTCATTATCTAAATCTGTTGTTCCTAACTGATCTTTCAAATTAAATTTTGTTATAAAACCATAAGGTTGATATAACAAAGGATTTTGTACAAACTGAAATGAGGCACCTTCTGTACCTATATTGCTGAGCGAACCTGTAGTTCCCCATAAAACTAACGATCCGTTATTTAACAATTTAGCATTGAGGTATTCACCAAAAAAATTATTTCCTGTACTTCCGTAATAGGACGTCCATAATCTGTTTCCATTGGTATCAAACTCTGTAAAAAACATATTTGAATCTAGTGGAGAAGTGTTCGTATTCGGAATTGTAGTGAGGAATGCTCCTGTGGTAGATATATTATTTACTGCACCAACTTGATTCCCTGTAATGATAATTCTATTTCCTAAAACTGTAATATTATCTCTCCCTAAACAAGTTTCTTTGCCATTACTACCAAAATATGTACTCCAAATACGATTACCGGAAAAATCAAATTTGCTTAAAAATAAATCTCGTTCACCTGTTAATTGGCTTTTAAATGCACCTGCAGTTGCAAAATAAGTAGAATGATTAATATTTCCCGTCTGTCCGCTTACATATATACCTGTTTCATTAACCTCTATACCATTAATACCATCACCAGCAAATGATTGATTGATCGGCGGACCATAGAAAGTACTCCATATCTTTTGACCTGTATTAGCGTTTAATTTAAAAATTATGTCCGTTGACGCTAAATTGGGCTGAAAAGTACCGATACCGTCAAAATTGCCCGGTATTATTGGTGAATAGTTTGTCACCATATAAATTTCATTATTATAAATCTTATAGTCTCTAATTCCAGCAGCTGAGAATGTACCCCAAATTTTTTGACCAGATGAATTGAGCTTCACCAGGTAAGAATTACTCGCCTGAGAACCTGCGGCAAAATAGTTTACAAAACTTTCCTGCATCACTCCCGGAGTTCCCAAACCTGCTATATTTGATTGTGTTTGTCCTAGTAAATAAACATTTTGATTGGTATCTATTCTCAGATTTAAATAAGAATTATTGTTGTGATTTGGGATATATGTTGCCCATATTACATTATTATTGATATCGTACTTGGTAAGAATACTTGTCGAGGTATTTAACGGATCTGTATTTTGCGTGAGCCACACACCAGCAGTTGCAAGACCTGTTACCTGCCCAGGAATAATTTTTAAAGTATATTTATTATCTGATGAATCGATGCCGAGTGTTCTTTCAAAACTATTTGTTATTCCATCATAACTGCCTTTTAACATTTGACCACTTGTAGAGAACTTTGCCGAATACAAATTTTCTGATGTTGAGTTGAATGGATTTCCAGCTCCATTCACAAACTGATTATAATATGATGTTGAATATCCAAGAGGTGATGTCTTTCCATTCACATAAAGATTACTTTGAGTATCTGTAAAAAAAGCAATTTTAGGAAAATTAAAATCACCCAGATAAGTTCCTGTTGCTCCTACATAACTTCCCCACTCTCTCTCATATGGAAAATTAGACTGCGTATGATAAAAATTGCTAAAGCTAATTGCAAATAATACAAAAAATAGTTTTGTTCTCATGGTTAGTGATTAATTCGTGTGCAATTTAGTTAATTTTAGTATAATATTTATCCACAAAAAAATGTGGATAAGTTGTGAATTTTAACATTAAATTGTTATTGAATATGAAAAAAATTCTTACATTTACTATGTAATAAAACTGAAATGAAATCAATTTTTGCTCTCTTCGTTTTCGGAATTGCAATTAAATTTGAAATAAATTTAAAGCACAGCATCGTCGGCTGTGCTTTTTTGTTGTTGTCTAATTAAAAAAAATGAGATCTATCTACTGAGTCCACCTCTAAAGGGTGGATTCTTTTATTTCTCATTCTACTTTCTTTTGGCTACTTATAATCACAATTCTCTTGTCAGCTGATCAAGTTTTTTCAGCAATGTTGGTATTCTGTAAGATCCGTACATCTGTTCGACTTTTAATCTGATTTCGTCCACATCGGTTCCCATCGCTGTTACATATAACGGAGTTCTGCTTTCTCCGCGAAAAACATCTCTCCGTTTTGAATCCGGAGTAGAAAACCCGTTTTTGGCAATACCGACGATCGGATATTTCTGATCCAAAGCTTCATAAAGATATCCGCCCAAACCAAATTTTCCGTCATCATTCAAGGTTACATATCCATCGATGATGATAATATCGTAAGATTTTAGCTGAATCTTTTCCAATAAACTTAAGATACAAGGAAGTTCTCTTTTGTAAAACGCACCACTTTCGTAATCTGCTGTAATAGGAGTTTTCTCTGTAAATATTTCAACCTCATAATCTGAACTCCAGTCTTCAAACGAAATACAGACGGTCTTTGCAAAGTTGTCGTAATAATAAGTGTCGAAGGCGTAAATCATACAAGATTATTTATCGAAAAACTCTCCAAAATGCCACAAAACTCCTGCAGGATCATGTAGAAAGCATTCTTTCCCCCAATCCATTGTTTGAATCGGGGTCAGCTTTGCAGTTTCATATTTTCCGGGAAGATTGAGTGAAAGAAGTTCATTGTAAAATGCTTCTGTATCTTCTACTTCTACGAAAATCATGGTATTTTCTATCCATTCTTTGGCGTAGTAATCCTGTAAATAAAAAGCAATTTCATGTTTTTTAAAAACAGAAAAATTATGCTCCAGAACAATTTCTTCAAAACCTAAATCTTTATAAAATGCCCTGCTTTCCTCAAAATTTTTTACACCTATAAAAGGACGGATTGATTTTATATTTTGTTTCATAAGTTGGTGTTTTTCCAATGATCAAAAGTCATTTCAAATTTAATTTCTTTACCGTGTGTTCCTATTTCTTTCCAGCCGGCTTTTCGGTAAAAGTTTTCTGCTCTTGTATTTGGTGACGTTCCGAGCCAAACATTTTTATCGGTCTGATCAAAATACCAGTTGAGCATTACATGATGCAGTTCCCTGCCAATTCCCTGATTTTCAAAATCGGGATGAAGAAACAAAGCCCAAATATTATTTTCTTTTAAATCTACAATCGAAAATCCAACGATTTTATCATCAATTTCGCAGACCCAACTTTTACCTCTTTCAGTCAGAAATTCTTGACAATCTAGATCCGTAACCAAATTAGGATCTGATAAAGTATTTTCTTTTACAGAATTTCTTACAATCTGTATCTGCGAAATGTCCTCTTTTTTAGCTTCCCTGATAATCATTTTTAATATTTTAAAAAAACCTACAAGATTATTCTTATAGGCTTATAATAATGATAGTTATTACTTTTTATCTACTACAATTCTTGCGTCTCTGTTGGCCAATTCCCAAGCGGTCGCAAAAACTAATTGTGTTCTTTTTTGCAGCATAGAAAAGTCTATTTTTTCAACATCATCAGTTGATTTATGATAATCTTCATGAATTCCGTCAAAATAGAATGCTACCGGAATATTATTTTTAGCAAAATTGTAATGATCTGATCTGTAGTACAGTCTCTGCGGATCTTTTGGATCATCATATTTATAGTTCAATTCTAAATTAACGGTCCTTTTGTTGGCGGCTTCATTAATCATTTTTAGTTCAGAACTCAGCATTTCAGAACCGATCACATAAACATATTGTTTGCCCCTGTTTTCAGAATCATCACGACCGATCATGTCGATATTTAAATCCACAACCGTATTGGCTAACGGAAAAACAGGATTATCAGAATAATACTCAGATCCAAACAGTCCGTGCTCTTCACCGGTTACATGAAGAAATAAAATTGATCTTTTGGGTCCGTTCCCTGCTTTTTTTGCACTTTGAAATGCTTTTGCGATTTCCATCACGGCTACTGTTCCGCTTCCATCATCATCTGCACCGTTATAAACAACACCATTCTGTGTACCTACGTGATCGTAATGTGCGGAGATTACTATTATTTCTTCAGGTTTTTCGCTTCCTTCAATAAAGGCTAAAATATTTTCTGAATCAGGTAAATTTGAGCCCCCTCTCTTTTGCATATATTCTGCAGGGACTTTCTGATAATAGGATCCTAACGATTTAGGAAAAGAAACTCCCAGACCTTTATAAAAATTAATCATATATTCTCCCGCTTTCTTCTGGCCGGGACTTCCAGTGTCTCTCCCACCCATTTCGTCTGAGGCAATTACATATAAGTTTTTCTTTAAATCTTCCAGCTTAATGTTTTGATAGGCAGACTGAAAGGCTTTATCATTATTAAAAGGTGCTGATGTTGAATTTTTAACCGTACTCTGACTGTTTGTAGCCATTTTTGACGTTCCGCAACTTGTGAGAACAACAGCTGAAAATATAGGAATAAGAATTTTTTTCATTCGTAAATTATTTGTTTAAAAATAATAAAAATAATTTAACTTTAATACTGAATCTATTTTATTATAAAATTAGTAAATACTATGAAAAAAAATTACGGATTTAATGATTTCAAATTTTTTACAGAAATGGCTGAGCTTGCTTCAAGACATCAAAGCTACGATTTATCATTAGGTCTCCCCGATTTTGAAATAGATCCCCGTCTCAGGTGTTTTCTCAAAGAGTCTGCAGACATCATCAGTCACAGCTATGAATCTCTTGCGGGTAACTTCTCGTTGATTGATAATATTTTGATATTCAACCAAAATCGAAAACATAGTCTAAGATTAAAAAGAGAAGAAATTAATATTGTTCCGTGCTCTACTTTTGCATTGTATACTTCTTTAAAATCTATCCTGAATCCTAAAGATGAAGTGATCGTTATCCAGCCGTCTTACTATACTTATGCACCATCAATTGTAATGAATGGTGGTATTCCAGTTTATTATGATCTTGATAATGATTTTGTCGTTAATTGGGAAAAACTTCAAAACTGTATTTCAGAAAAGACAAAAGCAATTATCGTCAATTCGCCCCAGAATCCAACAGGAAAAATGTGGACTGCTGCAGATTGGGAAATGCTGTATCAACTGATTAAAAATCAGGAAATATATTTGATCTCTGAAGAAATTTATGATATTTATTGCTATGATGAATCAGACCATTATAGCCCTTTCCTTCATCCCGAACTCAAAAAAAGAACGTTTTCTATTTTTTCTTTTGGTAAAATGTTTCATTCTACAGGCTGGAAGGTAAGCTATCTATTAGCTTCCGAAGAACTGCTGGATGATTTCCAGGCTCACCAGCAATATATTTCTTACAGCTCCAATGCACCCTGCCAATATGCTATTTCAAAATATCTAGAAGTTTTTGATCCTTCAGAAAACCGTAAAATCATGCAGAATAAAAGAAATATCTTTAATGAATTGATTAAAGATACTCCCTTGCAAATAGAGCAAAAAGCTGAAGGAAGTTTTTTCCAGCTTGTAAATTTCAGAAACGTTTCAAAGACTATGACCGATGTGGAGTTTTCTAAATGGCTGACTGTTGAGAAAAAAGTGTCATGTTTACCGCTATCTGCTTTTTATCACTCAAAACAAGATTCAGACTATATAAGATTTAGTTTTGCAAAAAAAGATGATGTAATTATACAGGCTTTGGAGCATTTAAAAAAAAATCTGTGATTTGCTGATTTTCATCAATTTCATTTAAAATCAATTCCAAAAAAAGCACCGCAAAATTACGGTGCTTTTAAATTCGTTTAATGAAAGAACTATAAGGAAAGAACCCTTACATCAATTCTTCTGTTTTTGGCCATACATTCTTCCGTATCATTGGCTGCGCAAACAGGATATTGTGAGCCATACCCTTCAGCTTCTACTCTTTCACCTGCAATTCCTAATTCCAATAGCTTAAGTTTGGTAGTTTGTGCTCTAAGA includes the following:
- a CDS encoding T9SS type A sorting domain-containing protein, producing MRTKLFFVLFAISFSNFYHTQSNFPYEREWGSYVGATGTYLGDFNFPKIAFFTDTQSNLYVNGKTSPLGYSTSYYNQFVNGAGNPFNSTSENLYSAKFSTSGQMLKGSYDGITNSFERTLGIDSSDNKYTLKIIPGQVTGLATAGVWLTQNTDPLNTSTSILTKYDINNNVIWATYIPNHNNNSYLNLRIDTNQNVYLLGQTQSNIAGLGTPGVMQESFVNYFAAGSQASNSYLVKLNSSGQKIWGTFSAAGIRDYKIYNNEIYMVTNYSPIIPGNFDGIGTFQPNLASTDIIFKLNANTGQKIWSTFYGPPINQSFAGDGINGIEVNETGIYVSGQTGNINHSTYFATAGAFKSQLTGERDLFLSKFDFSGNRIWSTYFGSNGKETCLGRDNITVLGNRIIITGNQVGAVNNISTTGAFLTTIPNTNTSPLDSNMFFTEFDTNGNRLWTSYYGSTGNNFFGEYLNAKLLNNGSLVLWGTTGSLSNIGTEGASFQFVQNPLLYQPYGFITKFNLKDQLGTTDLDNEDDLQLYDNPNNGNFSMSGNILEKQKASLSVFDMSGKLIHQASFEKKKTNQFNLDNKLIKGNYLLEVVSEKGEKMKVFKMTVK
- a CDS encoding endonuclease V, which produces MIYAFDTYYYDNFAKTVCISFEDWSSDYEVEIFTEKTPITADYESGAFYKRELPCILSLLEKIQLKSYDIIIIDGYVTLNDDGKFGLGGYLYEALDQKYPIVGIAKNGFSTPDSKRRDVFRGESRTPLYVTAMGTDVDEIRLKVEQMYGSYRIPTLLKKLDQLTREL
- a CDS encoding GNAT family N-acetyltransferase, whose amino-acid sequence is MIIREAKKEDISQIQIVRNSVKENTLSDPNLVTDLDCQEFLTERGKSWVCEIDDKIVGFSIVDLKENNIWALFLHPDFENQGIGRELHHVMLNWYFDQTDKNVWLGTSPNTRAENFYRKAGWKEIGTHGKEIKFEMTFDHWKNTNL
- a CDS encoding aminotransferase class I/II-fold pyridoxal phosphate-dependent enzyme encodes the protein MKKNYGFNDFKFFTEMAELASRHQSYDLSLGLPDFEIDPRLRCFLKESADIISHSYESLAGNFSLIDNILIFNQNRKHSLRLKREEINIVPCSTFALYTSLKSILNPKDEVIVIQPSYYTYAPSIVMNGGIPVYYDLDNDFVVNWEKLQNCISEKTKAIIVNSPQNPTGKMWTAADWEMLYQLIKNQEIYLISEEIYDIYCYDESDHYSPFLHPELKKRTFSIFSFGKMFHSTGWKVSYLLASEELLDDFQAHQQYISYSSNAPCQYAISKYLEVFDPSENRKIMQNKRNIFNELIKDTPLQIEQKAEGSFFQLVNFRNVSKTMTDVEFSKWLTVEKKVSCLPLSAFYHSKQDSDYIRFSFAKKDDVIIQALEHLKKNL
- a CDS encoding M28 family metallopeptidase: MKKILIPIFSAVVLTSCGTSKMATNSQSTVKNSTSAPFNNDKAFQSAYQNIKLEDLKKNLYVIASDEMGGRDTGSPGQKKAGEYMINFYKGLGVSFPKSLGSYYQKVPAEYMQKRGGSNLPDSENILAFIEGSEKPEEIIVISAHYDHVGTQNGVVYNGADDDGSGTVAVMEIAKAFQSAKKAGNGPKRSILFLHVTGEEHGLFGSEYYSDNPVFPLANTVVDLNIDMIGRDDSENRGKQYVYVIGSEMLSSELKMINEAANKRTVNLELNYKYDDPKDPQRLYYRSDHYNFAKNNIPVAFYFDGIHEDYHKSTDDVEKIDFSMLQKRTQLVFATAWELANRDARIVVDKK
- a CDS encoding VOC family protein, whose translation is MKQNIKSIRPFIGVKNFEESRAFYKDLGFEEIVLEHNFSVFKKHEIAFYLQDYYAKEWIENTMIFVEVEDTEAFYNELLSLNLPGKYETAKLTPIQTMDWGKECFLHDPAGVLWHFGEFFDK
- the uvrA gene encoding excinuclease ABC subunit UvrA: MTPITEIDIKKQVFVKNAHLNNLKHIDVLIPKNKLIVITGVSGSGKSSLAFDTIYAEGQRRYVESLSSYARQFLGKLEKPKVDDIKGLAPSIAIQQKVISSNPRSTVGTSTEIYDYMKLLFARIGRTFSPVSGGEVKKDSVSDVIDFIKSAKSDTAFLLTAPLDYDIENFTENLNILKLAGFTRLEVNGNVAGIEDLESFGFTPEKTMVINLVIDRFSYEDDENFLQRLADSIQMAFYEGRGYCSLKNIETGEKRDFSNKFELDGLEFLEPNVHFFSFNNPYGACPTCEGYGKVIGIDEDLVIPNKALSVFEDTVASWRGETMSEWKKDFIKKAKDFPIHKPYHQLTKEQKNYLWKGDGSKNFPSLNNFFNMLEENLYKIQYRVMLSRYRGKTLCPTCEGLRLREETTWVRIDGHNIQSMIELPLDELSPMISSLKLSQHDKDIAKRLLYEITTRLEFLLKVGLGYLSINRTSNTLSGGESQRINLATSLGSSLVGSIYILDEPSIGLHSRDTENLIGVLKNLRDLGNTVIVVEHDEDVMRAADYIIDIGPEAGYLGGELVFAGDYKELKSADTLTSKYLTGRLEIKVPEKRRKAKEFIHIKGARTNNLKNIDVDVPLESLVVISGVSGSGKSTLMKEILTNEIQIQLGMGGKKGDYDSVEFPKKLIKNIELIDQNPIGKSSRSNPVTYLKAYDDIRDLYSKQKMSKMMGYKPKHFSFNVDGGRCDECKGEGVINVSMQFMADIELECETCKGTRFKNEILEVRFDEKNISDILHMTVDEALTFFKDNKEDKIVTKLTPLQEVGLGYLQLGQSSSTLSGGEAQRVKLASFLVKGVTTDKTLFIFDEPSTGLHFHDIQKLLKSLQALIDLGHSVIVIEHQPDIMKSADHIIDIGPEAGKYGGEVVFAGTPEDLAKNKKSHTAKYIAEKL